The Sphingomonas sp. So64.6b genome includes a region encoding these proteins:
- the dacB gene encoding D-alanyl-D-alanine carboxypeptidase/D-alanyl-D-alanine-endopeptidase, producing the protein MTPSKLTAAILVLTLASPLAAQDAQSLKKRVETALAEAAPGTRFGLVVTTEDGREIVAINPDQRFIPASNTKIFTTAAAFATLSGLDQPDTDGGTAVRLDRAGKTVPDIVLEGRGDARLSNATDCAADCLATLADAVAAKARVVHDVIGDDSIYPDQRWGPGMSWNNIPTRSGTATSALTLDDNELPLQVTPGAVGAAPRLDLPPYYTVDNRAVTVAKGKTDLQFDRAPNGTLLRLSGTILADAKPELLRLGIDDPAHYTAWTFKRLLEARGVRVTGAVMARHRPLGPTDDPAIRQGAPAPQPPRELPLAQLTPLPLIQDLTLINKVSQNLHAELMLRRVGHRAGSGSIADGAAEVRAMLERAGVPRTAYDFSDGSGMSSYNRVAPRGVTILLRWIASQPWGVAFRETLPIGGVDGTLSKRFNGTMLERKLFAKTGTLNASSALSGYMTGKSGRTLIFSAYANDMPDGTSATKLVDRALELIAAEN; encoded by the coding sequence CATTCTGGTCCTGACGCTCGCCTCGCCGCTTGCTGCGCAGGACGCGCAGTCGCTCAAGAAGCGCGTCGAAACGGCGCTGGCCGAAGCGGCGCCTGGCACGCGGTTCGGGCTGGTCGTCACGACCGAAGACGGGCGCGAGATCGTCGCGATCAATCCCGACCAGCGCTTCATTCCCGCTTCGAACACCAAGATCTTCACCACCGCCGCCGCCTTCGCGACACTGAGTGGCCTCGACCAGCCCGATACGGATGGCGGCACCGCGGTGCGGCTCGATCGGGCGGGCAAGACTGTGCCTGACATAGTACTCGAAGGTCGTGGCGATGCGCGGCTGTCCAATGCGACCGATTGCGCCGCCGACTGCCTCGCCACGCTGGCCGATGCGGTCGCTGCCAAGGCGCGCGTGGTGCATGACGTGATTGGCGACGACAGCATCTATCCCGACCAGCGCTGGGGTCCGGGGATGAGCTGGAACAACATCCCGACGCGCTCGGGCACGGCCACATCGGCACTGACGCTCGACGATAATGAGCTGCCATTGCAGGTAACGCCGGGTGCAGTCGGTGCGGCACCGCGGCTCGACCTGCCACCCTATTATACCGTCGACAACCGCGCCGTGACGGTGGCCAAGGGCAAGACAGACCTGCAATTCGACCGCGCCCCGAATGGCACGCTGCTGCGCCTGAGCGGCACGATCCTGGCCGATGCGAAGCCCGAATTGCTGCGCCTCGGTATCGACGATCCGGCGCACTATACCGCCTGGACATTCAAACGCTTGCTTGAGGCGCGTGGCGTGCGGGTTACGGGCGCGGTGATGGCGCGGCATCGCCCGCTCGGCCCGACCGACGACCCGGCGATACGCCAGGGTGCGCCGGCGCCGCAGCCGCCACGCGAGCTGCCGCTTGCCCAGCTCACCCCGCTACCGCTGATCCAGGACCTGACGCTGATCAACAAGGTCAGCCAGAACCTCCATGCCGAACTGATGTTGCGCCGGGTCGGCCATCGCGCCGGCAGCGGATCGATCGCCGATGGCGCCGCCGAAGTGCGCGCGATGCTGGAGCGCGCCGGTGTGCCGCGCACCGCTTATGATTTCTCCGACGGCTCCGGCATGTCGAGCTACAATCGCGTCGCGCCGCGCGGTGTAACGATCCTGCTGCGCTGGATCGCGAGCCAACCCTGGGGTGTGGCATTTCGCGAAACGCTGCCGATCGGCGGCGTGGACGGAACCTTGTCCAAGCGCTTCAACGGCACGATGCTCGAACGTAAATTGTTCGCCAAGACCGGCACGCTCAACGCAAGTTCTGCGCTTTCGGGCTATATGACCGGCAAGAGCGGGCGGACGCTGATCTTCTCGGCCTATGCCAATGACATGCCCGACGGGACCAGCGCGACCAAGCTGGTGGATCGCGCGTTGGAGCTTATCGCGGCGGAGAATTGA